The following proteins come from a genomic window of Ferviditalea candida:
- a CDS encoding sugar ABC transporter ATP-binding protein, whose product MKPFLQMLHISKTFPGVKALKNVNLEIFQGEVLALAGENGAGKSTLMKILTGVYEPDQDGQGKILINGEEVQIKDPIHARQLGISIIYQELTTAQNLTVAENIFLAKEPRLKLGFIDRKKMFEDSKKILKDLNMNIDPSTYVSELSIGQQQMIEIAKAISYDSKVIVMDEPTASLSHQETRTLMEMVKELRRQNIAIVYISHRLEEIFEISDRITVLRDGETVATMNTAEVTTELLVKKMVDRDLSEIYSKSESYATDEVILDVKNLTQVKKRSAHKAYIENISFKLHRGEILGFSGLVGAGRTEIMELLFGMHPQQGEIYLDGESVKIKTPSDAIEKGIGFVTEDRKQLGLVLNMTVRENFSLTHLDKFARFDFVNRKDETKETQQYIETLGIKTPSTEQQVVNLSGGNQQKVVIAKWVARNPKVLIVDEPTRGIDIGAKAEVHALLIRLARQGMGIIMISSDLPEVLAMSDRIMVIREGKITGEFTRQEADQERIIQAATGQKSHAAV is encoded by the coding sequence TTGAAGCCATTTTTGCAAATGCTCCATATTTCAAAAACGTTCCCGGGCGTCAAAGCGCTGAAAAACGTCAATTTGGAAATTTTTCAGGGGGAAGTGCTTGCGCTTGCGGGAGAGAATGGCGCGGGCAAAAGCACCTTGATGAAAATATTGACGGGAGTTTATGAACCCGATCAGGATGGCCAGGGTAAAATCTTGATTAATGGCGAAGAGGTTCAAATCAAAGATCCTATCCATGCGCGTCAATTGGGGATAAGCATTATATATCAGGAGTTAACGACGGCCCAAAATTTGACCGTTGCCGAGAACATTTTTTTGGCTAAGGAACCGAGGCTCAAGCTGGGCTTTATTGATCGCAAAAAAATGTTTGAGGATTCGAAAAAAATCCTGAAAGACTTGAATATGAATATCGATCCTTCAACATATGTCAGCGAGCTGAGCATCGGCCAGCAGCAAATGATCGAAATCGCCAAGGCCATTTCGTACGATTCCAAAGTCATCGTTATGGATGAGCCTACCGCTTCGTTAAGCCATCAGGAAACGAGAACGCTGATGGAGATGGTTAAGGAATTAAGAAGGCAGAACATTGCGATTGTCTATATTTCACACAGGCTGGAAGAGATTTTTGAAATTTCCGACCGCATTACGGTGCTCCGGGACGGGGAAACGGTTGCCACAATGAACACCGCTGAGGTGACTACCGAGCTTCTGGTCAAGAAAATGGTCGATCGCGATTTGAGTGAAATTTACTCCAAGTCGGAATCTTATGCTACCGATGAAGTCATTCTGGATGTCAAGAATCTGACTCAGGTGAAAAAACGCAGTGCTCATAAAGCTTATATCGAAAACATTAGTTTCAAGCTTCATAGAGGAGAGATCCTCGGGTTTTCCGGTCTTGTCGGAGCGGGGAGGACGGAAATCATGGAACTGTTGTTCGGAATGCATCCCCAGCAAGGCGAGATATATCTTGATGGTGAATCGGTGAAAATCAAAACGCCAAGCGATGCAATCGAGAAAGGAATCGGTTTTGTCACCGAGGACCGCAAACAGCTGGGACTGGTATTGAACATGACGGTGCGCGAAAATTTCAGCTTAACGCATTTAGATAAATTTGCCCGTTTTGATTTTGTCAACCGCAAAGATGAAACCAAGGAAACACAGCAATATATTGAAACATTGGGAATCAAAACTCCATCCACAGAACAGCAGGTTGTAAACCTCAGCGGCGGAAATCAGCAAAAAGTCGTCATTGCCAAATGGGTGGCCCGCAATCCGAAGGTTCTGATCGTGGACGAACCGACGCGGGGAATCGACATCGGCGCGAAAGCGGAGGTGCATGCTCTTCTGATCAGATTGGCCCGACAGGGAATGGGCATTATCATGATTTCCTCGGATCTTCCGGAAGTATTGGCCATGAGCGACAGAATCATGGTCATACGCGAAGGGAAAATCACAGGTGAATTTACACGGCAAGAAGCGGATCAGGAGAGAATTATTCAAGCGGCAACCGGACAAAAATCCCATGCAGCCGTATAA
- a CDS encoding iron-containing alcohol dehydrogenase: MNQANQTYLFRTANRIVAGRHSLGRVGEHLPMSGTFRSALIFTGSSMVRLGYIDELKQALDRRGIFAEVTTGIDNEPTVDHLEEWNRKISGGGFDLFIGVGGGSILDAVKILSVLQTNGKSIREMIGTNLVEKPGIPTVLVPTTSGTGSEVTPNAIVTFPEEELKLAVVSDYLLPLLTVIDPVLTLSLPRQITAATGMDAFTHSFESYISNKANPFSNLFAIESMKLIARSIVRSYEDGASLDAREDMLLGSMYGGLALTASGTAAVHALAYPLGGKFHIAHGVANAMLLPHVTRVNMDSIFHRMPEIAAAIGLNTSSLSAERAAELVMEQIFAWTQTLSIPQNLAEYGVGEKDLDGLTEAALKVKRLLDNNPKVLGFEDIKGIYRKLL, translated from the coding sequence ATGAATCAAGCCAATCAAACCTACTTATTCCGTACCGCCAATCGGATTGTTGCAGGGAGACATTCGCTGGGCAGGGTAGGCGAACACCTTCCAATGTCGGGGACATTTCGATCGGCTTTGATTTTTACCGGTTCGAGCATGGTTCGCCTAGGATACATTGACGAACTGAAACAGGCACTCGATCGCCGAGGAATTTTTGCAGAGGTCACGACCGGTATCGACAATGAACCGACCGTAGACCATTTGGAGGAATGGAATCGCAAAATCTCCGGCGGAGGTTTTGATCTGTTCATCGGCGTGGGCGGCGGAAGCATTCTGGATGCAGTGAAGATATTGTCGGTACTGCAAACCAACGGCAAAAGCATCCGGGAAATGATCGGAACCAATCTGGTCGAGAAGCCGGGAATTCCGACGGTGCTCGTGCCTACGACTTCAGGAACGGGATCGGAGGTTACTCCGAACGCGATTGTAACCTTTCCGGAGGAGGAATTGAAATTGGCAGTGGTGAGCGATTATCTGCTGCCTCTTCTGACCGTCATCGATCCCGTACTGACCTTGTCGCTCCCCCGACAGATCACTGCGGCAACGGGTATGGACGCCTTTACCCACTCCTTTGAATCGTATATTTCCAATAAAGCGAACCCGTTCAGCAATCTGTTTGCGATCGAATCGATGAAGCTGATTGCCCGGAGCATTGTCCGGTCTTATGAAGACGGTGCATCGCTCGATGCCCGGGAGGATATGCTTCTCGGCTCCATGTACGGCGGACTGGCCTTGACGGCTTCGGGCACCGCTGCGGTTCATGCGCTGGCTTATCCGCTCGGCGGGAAATTCCACATTGCCCACGGAGTTGCCAACGCGATGCTGCTGCCGCATGTAACGCGGGTGAATATGGACAGTATTTTTCACCGGATGCCGGAAATCGCTGCGGCAATCGGTTTGAATACGTCTTCCCTGTCGGCGGAACGGGCTGCCGAACTCGTGATGGAACAAATTTTTGCATGGACTCAAACGCTGAGCATTCCGCAGAATTTGGCGGAATACGGTGTAGGGGAAAAAGACCTCGACGGCTTGACTGAGGCTGCCTTAAAAGTGAAGCGTTTACTGGATAATAACCCGAAGGTGCTTGGATTTGAGGACATCAAAGGGATATACAGGAAGCTTTTATAA
- the rocF gene encoding arginase, with protein MIVRTVHRSVTLIKAPMELGAGRQGVSLGPEAILQAGLLRQLNLLPIDVNREITVPMLKTFGEPPNPKLKNLRDVLRFNTKLASAVYRTAKAGAFPLVLGGDHSIAIGTVAGLADHYRNLGIIWFDAHADLNTVETSPSGNIHGMPLAVCLGIGERSLVAINGFAPKIKPEHIVIIGARQLDEGEKELIRKLGIACYTMHDIDRLGMARIMEEALQIVEGRTDGLHISFDVDCLDPSVAPGTGTPVPGGLSYREAHLALELLHESGLVRSAEFVEVNPAFDVDNRTARTAVELIGSLMGKTIL; from the coding sequence ATGATTGTGCGCACTGTCCATCGATCTGTTACCCTGATCAAAGCTCCCATGGAGCTTGGAGCCGGCAGGCAGGGAGTGAGTCTCGGGCCTGAAGCGATCCTGCAGGCCGGGCTGCTGCGGCAGCTGAACCTGCTGCCGATTGATGTTAACCGTGAAATCACGGTTCCGATGCTCAAAACGTTTGGCGAACCCCCCAATCCAAAGCTTAAAAATCTCCGGGACGTGCTGCGGTTTAATACAAAGCTGGCATCTGCCGTATATAGGACGGCCAAAGCCGGAGCCTTCCCGCTCGTGCTTGGGGGGGATCACAGCATTGCCATCGGAACCGTTGCCGGTCTTGCCGATCATTACCGGAACCTCGGAATTATCTGGTTTGACGCGCATGCCGATCTAAATACGGTGGAAACAAGCCCTTCCGGCAATATCCACGGCATGCCGCTGGCGGTTTGCCTCGGCATCGGAGAACGTTCGTTGGTCGCCATCAACGGTTTCGCCCCCAAAATCAAGCCCGAACATATCGTCATTATTGGAGCACGCCAGCTGGACGAAGGGGAAAAGGAATTGATTCGCAAGCTCGGCATCGCTTGCTATACCATGCATGATATTGATCGTCTGGGCATGGCCCGGATTATGGAGGAAGCGCTCCAGATCGTTGAGGGGCGAACCGATGGTCTGCACATCAGCTTTGACGTTGACTGCCTCGATCCTTCCGTTGCGCCCGGAACCGGAACCCCGGTGCCCGGCGGCTTAAGCTATCGCGAGGCCCACCTGGCTCTGGAGCTGCTGCATGAATCCGGTTTGGTACGGTCGGCCGAATTTGTCGAGGTCAATCCCGCTTTCGATGTCGACAACCGGACTGCCCGCACCGCAGTCGAATTGATCGGATCGCTGATGGGTAAAACCATCCTCTGA
- a CDS encoding four-carbon acid sugar kinase family protein produces MLQIGVLADDLTGANDTGIQFRKTGLVSQVTLLRKDTTVTVPVCEAWIIDVKSRGCSAASAYELNRQAASAMKAASPGIMYKKIDSTLRGNIGAECDAVLDVFQDRILIMAPAYPELGRTTRNGIQYLHGVPIDQTELSKDPISPVLTGNIEKALSVQSKHESALIHKRHLESVRLFKEQLSRFIRAGVRILIADAENDRDLDQLVNIAGSSGVEPIWVGSAGLASALSRKIASECGMPEWPMDSASQMLVVSGSQTELSRLQLEALSRYSGMKEVRLASVDLLEAEDAGRLKGFQEAAQELARGKHAIFALAKESGGSLKNYAAQQGKEYSGTVRELAGKFGEAVNRLIRANPQIGWLIAIGGDTARAICDALGTDSLRLADEWLPGVIHAQCSEPEGLQLITKSGSFGDHETLVHIFNRIGAFYE; encoded by the coding sequence ATGCTCCAGATAGGTGTTCTGGCCGATGACTTGACCGGAGCGAACGATACCGGGATTCAGTTTCGGAAAACAGGGCTTGTTTCCCAGGTTACATTGTTGAGGAAGGATACAACGGTGACCGTGCCCGTTTGTGAAGCTTGGATCATCGATGTCAAATCAAGGGGATGCAGCGCTGCCTCGGCTTATGAGCTGAACCGCCAGGCTGCTTCCGCAATGAAGGCTGCCTCTCCGGGAATAATGTATAAAAAAATCGATTCCACATTGAGAGGAAATATCGGAGCTGAATGCGATGCGGTGCTGGATGTTTTCCAGGACCGTATTCTTATAATGGCGCCGGCTTACCCGGAGTTGGGCAGAACGACAAGAAACGGCATTCAGTATTTGCATGGTGTTCCGATCGATCAAACGGAATTGTCCAAAGACCCGATATCTCCGGTCCTGACCGGAAATATCGAAAAGGCGCTGTCGGTTCAGTCCAAGCATGAATCGGCGTTGATCCATAAGCGGCATCTGGAAAGCGTTCGATTGTTTAAGGAACAACTCAGCCGTTTCATCCGGGCTGGAGTTCGCATTTTGATTGCGGACGCGGAAAACGATCGGGATTTGGATCAATTGGTGAACATTGCGGGAAGCAGCGGTGTAGAACCGATTTGGGTCGGATCGGCCGGCTTGGCGTCCGCCTTGAGCCGCAAAATTGCTTCTGAATGCGGCATGCCTGAATGGCCGATGGATTCGGCAAGCCAGATGCTGGTGGTCTCAGGGAGTCAGACGGAGCTCAGCCGATTGCAATTGGAGGCATTATCCCGCTATTCCGGAATGAAAGAGGTTCGTTTGGCTTCAGTAGATTTGCTGGAAGCGGAAGACGCCGGCAGACTGAAGGGATTTCAGGAAGCTGCCCAAGAGCTGGCCAGAGGCAAACACGCGATTTTTGCATTGGCCAAGGAAAGCGGCGGCAGTCTGAAGAATTATGCCGCTCAGCAGGGTAAGGAATATTCCGGCACCGTGCGTGAGCTTGCCGGTAAATTCGGCGAAGCCGTCAATCGGCTGATTCGCGCGAATCCACAAATCGGTTGGTTGATTGCGATCGGCGGAGATACCGCAAGAGCCATATGCGATGCGTTGGGAACCGATTCGCTCCGTTTGGCTGATGAATGGCTTCCCGGAGTGATTCACGCACAATGCAGCGAACCGGAAGGATTGCAGCTCATTACCAAATCGGGATCCTTTGGGGATCATGAAACCTTGGTTCACATTTTCAATCGGATTGGAGCTTTTTATGAGTAA
- a CDS encoding Crp/Fnr family transcriptional regulator: MWFVKKSEILSLIPIENLDDLLQIFSDHQNVKKNTMIYQPEDPSDYVYLIKKGSVRLMRLADSGQQITLSIVKEGMIFGEGDVLNEKTYSHYAETIENSSICYIHKSDFKDLLKKYEEVNKLILNILYRRWREAQQQIENLAFHDVRQRLISILRRFSNDYGQEYNQNGLNGTLINVKVSQDKLADFCGTSRESINRTMKEMKSEGLLDMVGRNILLKPDFFITHQDITNKEKALTS, encoded by the coding sequence ATGTGGTTTGTCAAAAAGAGTGAAATTCTGTCTCTCATCCCTATTGAAAATTTAGATGATCTTCTTCAGATTTTCAGCGACCATCAAAATGTCAAGAAAAATACGATGATCTATCAACCGGAAGACCCGAGCGATTACGTCTATTTAATCAAAAAAGGCAGCGTCCGTCTCATGCGGTTGGCCGACAGCGGCCAGCAAATTACGCTTTCGATCGTTAAGGAAGGCATGATTTTCGGCGAAGGCGACGTACTGAACGAAAAAACTTATTCCCACTATGCCGAAACGATCGAAAACAGCTCAATCTGTTACATTCATAAAAGCGACTTCAAGGATCTTCTGAAAAAATACGAGGAAGTCAACAAATTGATCCTGAACATCCTGTATCGGCGTTGGCGGGAAGCGCAGCAGCAAATCGAGAATTTGGCATTTCATGATGTTCGCCAGCGTTTGATCAGCATCTTGCGGCGGTTCAGCAACGATTATGGACAAGAATACAATCAAAACGGTCTTAACGGAACGTTGATAAATGTAAAAGTATCCCAGGACAAGCTTGCCGATTTTTGCGGAACCTCCAGAGAATCGATCAACCGGACGATGAAAGAAATGAAAAGTGAAGGCCTGCTTGATATGGTGGGGAGAAACATCTTGTTGAAACCGGATTTCTTTATTACCCATCAGGATATAACCAATAAAGAAAAAGCATTGACCTCTTAA
- a CDS encoding aspartate/glutamate racemase family protein, whose translation MKKTVVVVHTGPVTIQPLKDQFKNLLPDVRMINIMDDSLLNDVMSAGHLTKDVTQRIYSYMKDAEDMKADMILNACSSVGEATDVVKNMVNVPIIKIDEAMADQASEIGSKIGVLATVKTTLEPTVRLVKKKALEKNKEITVIERIAEGAFQALLDGNGEKHDQILKDTIYDLMEQVDVVVLAQVSMARLVPSLGETKVPVLSSPKSGVETLKKALEQLNS comes from the coding sequence ATGAAAAAAACAGTCGTAGTGGTTCACACAGGGCCTGTTACCATTCAACCTTTGAAAGACCAATTCAAAAACTTGCTGCCCGATGTGCGCATGATCAACATCATGGACGACAGCTTGTTGAATGATGTGATGAGTGCCGGCCATTTAACGAAGGATGTCACGCAGCGAATTTACAGCTATATGAAAGACGCGGAAGACATGAAAGCCGATATGATTTTAAACGCTTGTTCTTCCGTAGGGGAAGCGACGGATGTCGTAAAAAACATGGTTAACGTTCCGATCATCAAAATTGATGAAGCAATGGCCGACCAAGCTAGTGAAATCGGCAGCAAAATTGGCGTGCTTGCCACGGTGAAAACCACTTTGGAACCGACTGTACGCCTCGTCAAGAAAAAGGCTCTCGAGAAAAACAAGGAAATTACCGTCATAGAGCGAATTGCCGAAGGCGCTTTTCAAGCGCTGCTTGACGGAAATGGTGAAAAGCATGACCAAATCCTGAAGGACACCATCTACGATCTGATGGAGCAAGTCGATGTAGTTGTGCTGGCACAGGTATCGATGGCCCGTTTGGTCCCATCGCTTGGCGAAACCAAAGTTCCGGTGCTGTCTAGTCCGAAAAGCGGCGTGGAGACGCTGAAAAAAGCGTTGGAGCAGTTGAATTCATAG
- a CDS encoding ABC transporter permease encodes MSSAVQAESGEIREAKKTNSLLSIFKYREMNILTVLIIIGIFISLFSPYFLTMNNIMGVTRSVSITAIMAIGMTMVIITGGIDLSVGSVMGLASLMTALSFQHGYPTVVAIAVGLIVGVVSGLINGLLITKVNLPPFIATLGTLSIGRGLIYIITEGFPITPDVPAAYSFIGQGYLGFVPLPVVAMLILMVVFTVIMSRTRYGRHVYAIGGNEIAAKLSGVKTDRTKILVYVLSGTISAVAGIILFARLSSAEPASGFGAELDVIAASAIGGASLSGGYGSIVGAIIGAALIGVISNGIVLLNINTYAQQAITGLVILIAVSIDMWRSKRKG; translated from the coding sequence ATGAGCTCAGCTGTACAAGCAGAGTCTGGCGAGATACGGGAGGCGAAAAAAACAAATTCGCTGTTGTCCATATTCAAATATCGGGAAATGAACATACTGACCGTTCTTATTATTATAGGAATTTTCATAAGCTTGTTTTCGCCCTACTTCTTGACGATGAACAATATTATGGGTGTAACCCGGTCGGTCTCTATCACAGCGATTATGGCGATTGGTATGACGATGGTCATCATTACCGGGGGTATTGATCTTTCCGTTGGTTCAGTAATGGGCCTGGCTTCATTGATGACCGCATTGTCCTTCCAGCATGGGTATCCGACGGTTGTTGCGATCGCGGTGGGACTGATTGTCGGCGTGGTATCAGGATTGATTAACGGACTGTTGATCACGAAAGTGAATCTTCCTCCATTCATCGCAACACTCGGTACACTGAGTATCGGGAGAGGATTGATCTATATTATTACCGAGGGCTTCCCGATTACTCCGGATGTTCCCGCCGCTTATTCTTTTATTGGTCAGGGCTATTTGGGATTTGTTCCGCTTCCGGTTGTGGCGATGTTGATTCTGATGGTTGTTTTCACCGTCATCATGAGCAGAACCCGTTACGGCAGACACGTATATGCGATCGGCGGAAATGAAATCGCTGCCAAATTAAGCGGGGTGAAAACGGACCGCACTAAAATTTTGGTTTATGTTCTTTCCGGTACGATTTCGGCCGTCGCAGGGATCATTCTTTTCGCAAGGTTGAGTTCGGCTGAACCGGCGTCGGGCTTTGGAGCCGAGCTGGATGTCATCGCGGCTTCGGCCATTGGCGGAGCCAGTCTGTCGGGAGGTTACGGTAGTATTGTCGGTGCCATTATTGGAGCCGCCCTCATTGGAGTCATTTCTAATGGCATCGTCTTACTCAATATTAACACTTATGCGCAGCAAGCCATTACAGGGCTGGTTATTCTCATTGCCGTCAGCATTGATATGTGGCGCTCGAAAAGAAAGGGGTGA
- the pdxA gene encoding 4-hydroxythreonine-4-phosphate dehydrogenase PdxA, which yields MSKPVIAVTMGDAAGIGPEIIVKALSRPEIYAICKPLVIGDSSVLERARRITGKDIAFHVVGSVGDGRFAPGFIDLLDLQLLPDPPAVGKLSKEAGNAAFRYIEKAVQLGLQGDIQAICTAPLNKAALHMGGHQYPGHTEILADLMNVQNYSMMLASPKLRVIHVTTHIGLLDAIRIINPERVYTVIRLAHEMLVRSGVAKPKISVCGINPHAGEGGLFGYGEEEEKIVPAVERAAGEGIDAVGPLPADTLFYRAARGDFDVVVAMYHDQGHGPIKVLGLEAGVNITVGLPVVRTSVDHGTAFDIAGRGIADETSLMEALKQAAALAPK from the coding sequence ATGAGTAAACCAGTTATTGCCGTTACCATGGGGGATGCCGCTGGCATCGGACCTGAAATAATCGTGAAGGCGCTGTCCCGGCCGGAAATATACGCGATTTGCAAACCGCTTGTCATCGGAGATTCATCTGTGCTTGAGAGGGCCCGGAGGATTACGGGAAAGGACATCGCTTTCCATGTTGTCGGCAGTGTCGGCGATGGACGATTTGCTCCCGGTTTCATAGATTTGCTGGACCTGCAACTGCTGCCTGACCCTCCGGCTGTCGGGAAATTATCGAAGGAAGCCGGGAATGCTGCCTTTCGATATATTGAAAAAGCGGTTCAATTGGGTCTGCAAGGGGACATTCAAGCGATCTGCACGGCGCCTTTGAATAAGGCGGCTCTGCATATGGGCGGCCACCAATATCCCGGCCATACGGAAATTCTGGCCGATTTGATGAACGTGCAGAATTATTCAATGATGCTGGCTTCGCCAAAGCTTCGGGTCATTCATGTCACCACGCATATCGGTTTGCTTGACGCAATCCGGATCATCAATCCGGAAAGAGTATATACGGTGATCCGTTTGGCGCACGAGATGCTGGTCAGAAGCGGCGTAGCCAAACCGAAAATTTCGGTATGCGGAATTAATCCCCACGCCGGTGAAGGCGGTTTGTTCGGTTATGGCGAGGAAGAAGAGAAAATAGTACCGGCCGTTGAGCGGGCGGCAGGTGAAGGAATCGACGCAGTGGGACCGCTTCCTGCCGATACGTTATTTTACCGGGCGGCCAGGGGCGATTTCGATGTGGTGGTTGCCATGTATCACGATCAGGGACATGGTCCGATCAAAGTATTGGGATTGGAAGCGGGTGTCAATATTACAGTGGGACTGCCCGTTGTGCGAACCAGCGTCGACCACGGCACGGCGTTCGATATTGCCGGCCGCGGTATCGCCGATGAAACCAGCTTGATGGAAGCTTTGAAGCAAGCGGCAGCGCTCGCTCCCAAATAA
- a CDS encoding NAD-dependent epimerase/dehydratase family protein, which translates to MSKKRVIVTGGSGMAGKWVVKDLVDNGYEVVNLDIVPMKDRLVRTVITDLTDAGQVFNALSMTTVQHEFSPSIRPEPIDAIVHFAAIPRIMTHPDNEVFRINVMGTYNVLDAASKLGIKKVIIASSETTYGVVFADLYRDPLYFPLDENYPTNDRHPTDSYATSKVINETTARMFHERSGMDIYAFRIGNVIDVNDYENFPKFFADPEFRRRITWSYIDVRDLAQACRLGIEKDGLGFEIFNVAADDVSSDIPTQELLNRFYPNVPVKKELGEFETLLSNEKIKRVLGFKQQHNWRMYVKA; encoded by the coding sequence ATGTCGAAGAAAAGAGTTATCGTTACCGGCGGAAGCGGTATGGCCGGTAAATGGGTCGTAAAAGATTTGGTCGACAACGGATATGAAGTTGTGAATTTGGACATCGTTCCAATGAAAGATCGTCTTGTCCGCACGGTCATCACCGATTTGACTGATGCCGGGCAAGTGTTCAATGCATTATCCATGACAACGGTTCAGCATGAATTCAGCCCTTCGATTCGTCCGGAGCCGATCGACGCGATCGTTCATTTCGCTGCGATTCCCCGCATTATGACGCATCCGGACAATGAAGTGTTCCGCATCAATGTTATGGGAACGTACAACGTTTTGGACGCCGCTTCCAAGCTTGGGATCAAAAAAGTGATCATCGCTTCCAGCGAAACCACTTATGGAGTCGTGTTTGCGGATCTGTACAGAGATCCGTTGTATTTCCCTCTGGATGAAAACTATCCGACGAACGACCGCCACCCAACCGACAGCTACGCCACATCCAAAGTGATCAACGAAACGACGGCAAGAATGTTCCATGAGCGTTCGGGAATGGACATTTATGCCTTCCGTATCGGAAATGTCATCGATGTCAACGACTATGAAAACTTTCCGAAATTTTTTGCCGATCCGGAATTCAGAAGACGCATTACCTGGAGCTACATCGATGTCCGCGACCTGGCGCAAGCTTGCCGCCTGGGTATCGAAAAAGACGGATTGGGCTTTGAGATCTTCAACGTTGCCGCAGACGACGTTTCATCCGATATTCCGACTCAGGAACTGCTGAACCGCTTTTATCCGAACGTACCTGTCAAAAAGGAACTCGGTGAATTCGAAACGCTGCTCAGCAACGAAAAAATCAAAAGAGTGCTGGGCTTCAAGCAGCAGCATAATTGGAGAATGTACGTCAAAGCTTAA
- a CDS encoding sugar-binding protein, whose product MKKFRLIVFTLMLTLPFMLLAGCGGANKSGEQTPAPAAPTTQPSGDAQKAEPSPAPAKELTIALIPKVAVPFFDDCNTGGKEAADKLGVKYEWVVPQNTQGSTQVKLIEDLIAKHVDGIGISVNEPKSVEQVIKKAMDAGIKVLTYDSDSPNSGRTMYIGTINEAAGETMGESMAKAIGGKGEVAIVTGQLGALNLNQRIDGIKKALAKYPDIKIVDMQGTEDDLAKAVSVTEGILRAHPNLSGIFGVSQVGGPGVAKVLAEKEFSSLKGKVKVFAFDDLADTIKGVKEGFIDGIMVQRPVTMGKLSVEHLVKQIKGEESVPQKDIDTGVTVVTKDNLDSYTK is encoded by the coding sequence ATGAAAAAGTTCAGACTTATTGTTTTTACGCTGATGTTGACTTTGCCTTTCATGCTGCTGGCAGGATGCGGAGGCGCGAATAAAAGCGGGGAACAAACGCCTGCCCCGGCGGCGCCGACGACACAGCCTTCCGGGGACGCCCAAAAAGCCGAGCCGTCTCCCGCTCCCGCTAAAGAGCTTACGATCGCTTTGATCCCGAAGGTTGCCGTTCCGTTCTTCGACGATTGCAACACTGGCGGTAAAGAAGCTGCCGACAAACTTGGAGTCAAATATGAGTGGGTTGTTCCGCAAAACACACAAGGCTCCACCCAAGTGAAATTGATAGAGGATCTGATTGCCAAGCATGTGGACGGAATCGGAATTTCCGTTAACGAACCGAAATCCGTTGAACAAGTAATTAAAAAAGCTATGGATGCCGGCATCAAAGTGTTGACGTATGATTCAGATTCACCGAACAGCGGAAGAACAATGTATATCGGAACGATCAACGAAGCTGCTGGTGAAACGATGGGTGAATCGATGGCTAAAGCGATCGGCGGCAAAGGCGAAGTTGCCATCGTAACCGGTCAGTTGGGAGCATTGAACCTCAACCAACGCATCGACGGTATCAAAAAAGCGCTGGCTAAATATCCGGACATCAAAATCGTTGACATGCAAGGAACAGAAGATGATCTGGCCAAAGCTGTATCCGTAACCGAAGGCATTCTGCGTGCGCATCCAAACCTGAGCGGAATTTTCGGAGTAAGCCAAGTAGGCGGACCCGGCGTTGCTAAAGTGCTTGCCGAGAAAGAATTCTCCAGCCTGAAAGGTAAAGTGAAAGTATTTGCATTCGATGATCTGGCAGACACCATCAAAGGCGTAAAAGAAGGATTCATCGACGGGATCATGGTTCAGCGTCCTGTGACAATGGGCAAGCTTTCCGTTGAGCATCTTGTTAAGCAAATCAAAGGCGAAGAATCCGTACCGCAAAAAGATATCGACACCGGCGTTACGGTAGTAACGAAAGACAACCTCGATTCCTATACGAAATAA